In Emys orbicularis isolate rEmyOrb1 chromosome 12, rEmyOrb1.hap1, whole genome shotgun sequence, one genomic interval encodes:
- the LOC135886248 gene encoding olfactory receptor 8S1-like encodes MSMANQTTVTEFILLGLFSDPQLQTFLFLVFLVIYLSTLGGNVAIMLVRRADSHLGTPMYFLLSHLSFSDICFSSVTVPKMLETLLSERKTISVSCCFAQMFFLLLSGCSEVFILSAMAYDRYAAICDPLRYMRTMSKRVCRQLVAGAWLIGSLYALINTLPLLALHFCGPNTINHFSCELPSLVALSCSETFTNNMVFLTSALTIGLVSFSLTLGSYIHILTTILRIRSMEGRRKAFSTCSSHLIVVGLCYGTGLFRYFRPNSVSSVVLDGLVSIQYSILTPMLNPLIYSLKNKEVKAALRRLLGGKNHPAPR; translated from the coding sequence ATGTCCATGGCAAACCAGACAACGGTGACCGAGTTTATTCTCCTGGGACTTTTCAGTGACCCGCAGCTCCAGActttcctcttcctggtgttcCTAGTTATTTACCTGTCCACCCTAGGGGGCAATGTGGCCATCATGTTGgtgagaagggctgattctcacCTGGGCACCCCCATGTATTTCCTCCTTTCCCATTTATCCTTCTCAGATATCTGCTTCTCCTCAGTAACAGTGCCTAAGATGCTGGAGACCCTCTTATCAGAGCGGAAAACCATTTCTGTCAGCTGCTGCTTTGCCCAGAtgttcttcctcctcctgtcAGGGTGTAGTGAGGTTTTCATTCTCTCAGCAATGGCTTATGACCGATATGCTGCCATCTGCGACCCGTTGCGTTATATGAGGACAATGAGCAAACGCGTCTGCAGACAGCTGGTAGCTGGTGCATGGCTGATCGGATCTTTGTATGCCCTCATCAACACGCTCCCTCTTTTGGCCTTACATTTCTGTGGGCCTAACACAATCAACCATTTCAGTTGTGAGCTCCCCTCCCTGGTGGCCCTGTCCTGCTCTGAGACCTTCACTAACAATATGGTGTTTCTCACCTCTGCTCTGACTATAGGTCTGGTCTCATTCTCCCTTACCCTGGGCTCTTACATTCATATCCTCACCACCATCCTGAGGATACGCTCCATGGAGGGCAGgcgtaaagccttctccacctgcagctcccacctcattgtggtggGTTTATGCTACGGGACGGGTTTGTTTAGGTATTTCAGACCCAATTCGGTCTCTTCGGTGGTACTGGATGGCCTGGTATCCATCCAGTACAGCATCTTAACCCCCATGttaaaccccctcatctacagcctgaaaaacaaggaggtgaagGCAGCTCTGAGGAGACTACTGGGGGGAAAGAACCACCCAGCTCCCAGGTAA